In the Clostridium gelidum genome, AATAAGAAAACTTCATAGCAATTTTGGTATATTCCATATCCATCAAGACCTATTATTCTTTGAAGTAGAGGTATATAAAAAACTGATATTACTTTAGTTAAAAGACCTGCTATTGAAAGAATTAAAAAGCCTCTATTACTACTACTTTGGGCTGATCTCTCTTCCATAAATTACCTCTCCTATCTAATTGAGAATTTAAACACATCTTGTTTTATTTTTTTTAATATTGGAGGTATTGCTACTGCTATGGTCTTATTCTTTAAATAACTTAGCTTATCATTAATATTTCTAAAAATTAATTTATAAGCATATAAATATTGATAGTTTAATCCATATTTATTTTCAAAAAATGAATTTAATTTCTTATCTCCATATTTATTGTCCCCAATTATTGGATTTCCCAAATGTGCCAAATGTGCTCTTATTTGATGACTTCTTCCTGTAATTAAATTAATATCTAAGAATGAATATGCACCATTAGTTTCTACTACATTTATTTCCATTGCTATTCTTTTAGAATTCTTAACTTCTGTATCATGTACTGTTGATATATTAGTTTCAAGGTTTTTTACTATATATCCTTCATAAAGACCATCTCTTACTTTACCTTTTGCTAAAGTATAATAATGTTTTCTTATTTCATCTTCTCTAATTGCTTCATTTATACACTTTAATCCGTCGAAACTCTTTCCAAAAATAATTAAACCTGATGTATTTCTGTCTAATCTATTACATGCTGCTGGAGTGAATGTCAATTCGTTTTCTGGTATATAATCTCCTTTATCATTCAAATATGAAAGAACAAAATCTGTAAGCGTTGGTTCTTTACTAGTATTACTATCTGAATGAACTAATACATTTATCCATTTCTCTAGTACTAACATATTTTCATCTTCATATGCAATTTTAATTCCTTTTGGATCAACCTTAATAAATTTCTCTGTTTTATCTTCTTTTTTACTTTGTATGTATTTAATTTCTACTATATCGCCTTCTACTAAGAAGTACTTTTCATTTTGCTTTGCACCATTAACTCTTATGTCTTTTTTTCTTAAAGCTTTAAAAATTGCACTTAAAGGTACATCCTTTAACAATTTTCTTAAAAATTTATCTAATCTTTGGCCTGCTTCATTTGGCCCTATTTCTATTTTCAAATATAATCACTCCTAATTTTTTCAATGCACAATTGACAGTTAACAATGAACAATTGTGATACAATTCCCTTTGGAAATTGTATTATTTCATATAGAAATGCCAAGGCATTTCTTATTTTCTAATTGTTTCAAATCCCGAAAGGATTTGTTCCTTAATTGTCAATTGTACATTGTCAATTGTACATTGTCAATTGAAACTACTTTGTTAGATAGTTGAATGCTGCTAAAGCTTGAATAGAAACTCCAATGTTTAGGCAATCTTCATCTATATTAAATAAGTTGCTATGAGCAGGTTCTGTAGTATTCTTTTCTTTGTTCCCAGATCCTAAGAAATAGAATGCTGATGGTCTTTCATTTGCGAAATATGCAAAACTTTCAACCCCCATCTTAGGTGCTCTTTGCTCTAAAACATTTTCCCTCCCTAAAACTTCAGTTGCACTATCATGTATTAAATCTACAAATTCATCATTATTATAAAGACAAGGATAACTTTCAGTTACACTTATTTCTGCCTTCGCTCTTGACATAATTGCAATTCCATCTACAATTTCATTTAATCTTTTTATAGCAAATGCCCTATCTTCCTTTGTCATAGTTCTTATCATTCCACTTAACGTAGCTTCTCCAGGAATAATATTTTGAGCTGTCCCTGAATTCAAAGTTCCAACAGTTATAACAATTGGATTTACAGGCGCTACTTCTCTACTTACTATTGTTTGAAGTGCTATTACAATATGACTTGCTATAACTATAGGATCAACAGTTGTATGAGGCGATGCTCCGTGTCCTCCTTGACCTGTTATTTTTATAGTAAATGGATTAGATGCAGCATTAACTACTCCTTTTTTTATTTTTATAGTGCCACATTCTGTTTCTTCATCCACATGAAGTCCAAGAATACAATCAACCTTTGGATTTTCAAGTACCCCTGCATTTATCATAGGAGTTGCTCCACCTGTAGTTTCCTCTGCTGGTTCAAATAATAACTTTACAGTTCCTGAAAATTTATCTTTATTGTTATTTAATAGCTTTCCCGCACCCATAAGTATTGTTGTATGAGCATCATGTCCACAAGCATGCATCTTGCCGTCAATCTTAGACTTAAATTCACAAGTTTTCATATCGTGAATAGGAAGCGCATCTATATCTCCGCGCATTGCTACAGCTTTATTCTTTCCTTCTTTTGTCCCTTTTATAATTCCACATACACCTGTTTGGGCTACTTCAATATACGGAATTTCATTTGCTTTCAAGAAATCCTTAATAACTTTAGATGTTCTAACTTCTTCAAATCCAAGTTCAGGATGTTCATGTAAATCTCTTCTTATTTTTATAAGTTCCTCTTTTATAAGATTAGCTTCTTCTTTAAAATCTATCACTTTTTTATTTCCTCCATAATTTTTGATTGTGCCTTATTAACTAAATCTATATATTACTCCAAAAAACTTCTATTATATCACCATCTTTTATTTTTGCTGTATATGATGATTTTTCTCCATTTAAAGTTAAATTAATTATTCCCTTTGGTATTGTTAAATCAAAATCAATATAATCAAAAATATCTACAATTACGTATTGTATTTTACCGTTTAATGTCGTCTTTTCTCCATTTATATTTACTGTTATACCAGAAAATTCTTCTATAGTAACAGCTATCTCTTCTTGCTCTGTAACATCTATTTTTTTTAAATTATTTGTACTGTCAATTTCTATACTTTTATAATTATTATCTTTTGTTATATTTTCTATTTGTTTTTCTGAAACCATACTCTCTTCTACAGCTTCAATTTCCTCTAGAATTTTAATTTCTCTGATAATATGATCTCCCTCTGAAATTTCGTACTTATCTTCTAACACAATTTCATCCTTTAATAAAGTCACTTCTTCTTTTAATATATATTTCTTAAAATCAGACCCATTGCAAGGTAAAAGCACTTGTATTTCATCACCATTGTTTATTATATAGTTTAAATCTTCTCTTTTTCCATTAACAAGTATTACTGGATCAATATTTATAATTTCTCCATCTAAATAAATTGAAATTGAATTTACATTTCTAATATGCTCATATAATTTTGGAGCTGCATCTATTCCATTTTGTGCATATTCTAATATAATATTATCATTTGCTTTAATTTCTGTTTCCAGAGTAGCTTCTTCTCCATTAACTGTAATTTTAGCACTAGTTCCATATTCACCAAAAACAATTCTTTTAGATCCATTGTAATTAAATCTAATACTTTTTCCATTTTTGCTTATTAATAATGAAGGATTTATTCCAGCTTGGAGTAACACATCCATTATAGTATGTTTGTGAGAATTGAATAAACTAATTGGATCATTATTTAAAACAACATCAATAAAATCATTACCTAAGCTTCGTATTGCAGTTAAAGCTATTCCAAGAACAGTTACTCCAGCTGAACCCAATATATTATCTGAGATACATTCTGTAACTGCTTGTCTATCTTTAATTGCAATTCTTTGAGGTTTCAATTTCAACTTATCTGCAATTGCTTCTAAAATACCTGGTGTATGAGCTCCTCCGCCTACTAAAAATACAGCACTAGGAGCTTTATCACCATTTAATTCTAAAACCTTCTTAGAAATCTCTTCTGCTGTTTTATTAACAATAGCACTAACTAATTTAAATACATTTTCCGATAATATTGTGTTTTCGAGGCCCAAAACATCAATATATGTTACTTCTTTTTCTTCACTTATAGCTCTTTTTATATTTTCAGCAGTATTAAAATCAACTAAATATTCCTGAACAATAGCTTCAGTTATTTCATCTCCTGCCATGGGAACCATGCCATAGGCTGAAATACTTTCTTTAGAGCTTATTGCTATATCTGATGTACCAGCTCCGATATCTACTAATGCAATATTTAAAAGTCTTAAGCTCTTTGGTATTGCAGCTTCCATGGCTGCTATTGGTTCTAAGGTTAAATTTACAACTTTTAAATTAACCTTATTCATTACTGAATAAAGAGAATCAATTACAGACCTTGGCAAGAATGTTGCAATAACTTCTGCTCCAATATTTTGACCCTTATGCCCTATTAAATTTGATATCAAAAAACCATTTAAATAAAAACATTTTACTGAATATCCAACACAATATAATTTTCCTTCAGTTGTAGTTGCTATTTCTTCTTCTGCTTTTTTTACTGCACTTAATTCAAGACTTCGTATAATTTCTTTATCTACTTCTTCATCTTGATTAAGTTCAATATCTGCTCTTACATCAACTGTTCTCAAAAATCTACCTGCCGCTGCAATAGATACTTCATTTAGTTGTATTTGAAGCTCTTCTTCAAGATAAGCTTTAACTTTTTGAACAACAGACGCAACCAAAGTAATATCATGTATTTGACCATCTACCATGGCTCTTTCTTCATGTTCTAAGTATTTTTCACATACTACTTGAAACTTCTTATCTTTTATTATACCTACTGTTCCTATAATAGATCTTGTTCCTATATCTAAGGCAAAAATTATATCTTTTTGATTAAATCTTCTTAATTCCATCTAAACACAACCTTTATTCCTTTATTCATGCCCATTTAAAAATAACAAGTCAATATACTAGTGTCTTGACTTATAATTTTCTTTCACATGCTTTAGATTTTAAATTACATAAATCTACTATAAATTATATATTATAAGACAACTTCATACAATGACTTAAAATATATTTCATTTTTTCTATGAATGTTTATTAATATTACTATTAGCTTGTGAGTTTACTGTAATTACTTTTTTATACTTTCAAGAAATATGACTTATTTATATTTATAAAAAAATATAATCTACACACAAATAATTTGCAGTCACTTAATTTTGGTGCCTGCCACCTATTTGTATGTAGATTATATTTAACTTATGACTTCAAGGGTCACAATATCCCCTAAACTAGTATTATAACGTGAATTTTTCAACAGATTTTTCTAATCCGTTAGATAAACTAACTTGATTTTCCATAGCATTATTTACTTCATTCATTATCGATGTTATCTCTGACAAACTAGCATTAATTTCACTTGTAGAATCAGAAGTTTTTCCTGATATATCAACAACCTTATCAATTACTTTGCTAATTTCTTCAATTGATGTATTCATAATTTTAGCAGATGAAGTTACTTCTGTAGATATGTTATTTATAAGTTTTGCATCCTTTTGATATTGATCTCCTGTTTCAAGTAATAATTCATAATCAGCTTTAACATTGTTATCAATGTACTCTAGAATATCTTGAGAACTTACTGAAAGGTTATCAAAAACTTCTCTTACTTGAGTAACTAAATTTTCTACATTTGAAATAGCTTCTGTAGACTGTTCTGCTAATTTTTTCACTTCCTCAGCTACAACTGAAAAACCTTTACCTTGTTCACCTGCTCTTGCAGCTTCAATGGATGCATTTAATGCAAGAAGATTTGTTTGAGAAGCGATACCTTTTATTGTATCAGACATTATCTTAATTTCCTCTACTATTTTACCAGCTTCAATAGCTTTAAGAATCTTTTCTTGTTTTTCACTATAAGTTATATTTGCTTTTTCAAGTGAACTAGAAACTTTTAGTTTCATTTGTGCTGCTCTTGTTTCCATTTCAGTTGATGAAGTTAAACCATCTTTTACTTTAGTTAAAAGTAATTGATTTGTCTTCACTATATCTTCAATTGATGAATTTGCATTTTGAGTAGTGTCTATTAAATTTAAAGCCTCATTAGAAAGTATAACTGAAGTTGAATTAATAGCACTTATACTTGTGTGAGAACTTTTTGTACCTTCTAATAATTCATGACTTGAAGTATTGATATTTTTAGAAATATTAGTTATATCTGATACTAGTAATTTTATATTTGATGCAGCTTTATTTAAGCTCTCTCCTAGCTTGCTTATATCATCATGACCTTTAAAATTAAGCTCTCCAGATAAATCTCCATCACCTAACTTTTGTGTGAAATTCAATACTTTTTTAAGTCTCTTTAAAACTAACCTATCATAAATATAAACTATTATAAAAACTGATATTATTATGCTGATGGCGGCAGATACAAAAACACCAATAGCGCCATCTAAAAAGAAAGTAGCCACGCCAACTCCCTTTAGTGCATCTCTTCCACGTGCTATAGCTAAGTTTACCGCTTGTCCTATGTAAGAACTAAAGCATTGCACAATTACAACAGCAATTATTAGTTTGAATTTAATAGAGTCCAAAGTAGAATTTACGATTTTTTCTTTTATGTTCATTAATATTCCTCCTCGCATAGTATAATTTATAAGGTATAGACATCAATTTTTAATAATTCGGTTAAAACTAAAAAAGTTACTGTGAATTATTTTAATGTTTATAATAAAAACTTCATTGAAAACAAAGTCTAGAATTTTCCATGTAAATTAATATTTCCAAAAACATTGGATAAATAATAGAACACTGGCACTAATTAGTATTATAGTACCAGTGTATTTTATTTAAGACGTTCTTGTCAATATGATATTTACCACATATTTTATATTTGAATAGATTAAACTAAATTGTTTCTGATTCTATGATTATTTTATTCTTCTTGCGTGGCAAAACTTATAGTATTAATTATCTTAGATTTATACACTTAGCTATTAATATTCTACATTTTATATTAAATGCCTCTACTTTTTCCAGTTTTTTAAATGTTGACATAATAAATCGTAGATATTTAATATTTTAATCTTTATTTTTGAATAAAGATTTCCTAATTCAATACTTACTTTATTCTCCTTTGCTTCCCTCTCTTCAAGCTTAGTATTAATTAAAGAATACATTACTGGGACAACTATAAATGTAAGGAACGTAGCTGATGCAAGTCCAAATATTATAGTTACAGACATAGGTCCAAATAACGCACTCTTAGAAAATGCAAGTGGTACAAGTCCTGTAATAGTTGCTACTGAACTTAATATTATAGGTCTAAATCTTAAGCTTACAGCATGTATACAAGCTTCATCTATAGAAAGACCTTCCTGCCTACCTTCAATTATATATTCTACAAGCAAAATAGCATTTCTTATAACTACTCCAATCAAACTTATTATTCCCATTACAGCAGTTAATGATAGAGGCATGTCACACATTAATAACCCTACTATTACTCCTATTAGTGATAATGGTAGAGAATAGATTATTACAAGGGGTTGTATAAATGACTTAAATTGAACAAATAAAATTAAATAAATTATTATTATTATAACTACCCCAGCAATGGCAAGACTTGTGAAGTTAGTTTCTATTTGTTTTTGCTCTCCATCATAAAGAACATTTACTCCATTTAACTCCATTTTATTTATTTCTTGTTTCACTGTATTTTCTATATCAGCTGAATTATAGCCTGATTTTAAATCACTATATACTGTTACAGTCTTATCTTTCTTATAATGCTTTATTTGATCGAGCTGTGAATTAAGATTTATAGTTGATACTTGTGATAACAATATCTTATTATTTGTAACACTTGATTTTACTTGTAAATTCTTCAAATCTTCTACTGATGATATATTACTTTTAACTAATATATCGTATTCGCTTCCACCTTTCCTATATACAGAACTGTTATATCCCTTTAATGCAATGTTCATTTGTTTCAAAATATCAGACTTTAGCAAACCATATTGAGATGCTTTAGTACTATCTATATTCACTTCATATTCAAATGTCTTTTTAGCTGCATCATCTCTTACGTTTGTAGTTCCTGGTATATTTTTTAAATTTTCTTGTATTTGCTCTGAAGCAGTATAAATTTTATCTAAATCATCTCCTGTAAGCCGCATTCGAACAAGTGCTCCTATTGGATCTGCCTGCTCCAAAAGCTTTACTGTAGCAACTCCTCCAGATATTTTATTATCTAATTCATTTTGTATATGTTCAACAAGTTTTTCCCTTGTATCAAACTTTTTAGTTTTATCTAGATCTATTTTTACCATAATTTGAGCTGTATCTTTTGATGGTGTTACAGTAGGCAATGTAATATAAAAACTAGGCAGACCACCACCTATAGCTGAAGTATAACCCGTAACTTCTTCTTGTGATTTTAAAACATCTTCTGCTTCTTTTACTAAATTACCTGTACTATCCAAATCTTCAACCTTTTCATTAGACACATTTACATAAATAATATTTTTATCTACATAAGGAAAAAATTGTGCACCTAATAAATTCATTAATCCCATTGACACTGCAAATACAAGTAAAGATGCTACAACAATCTTTATTTTATGCTTAAGTCCATAAGTCAAAAGCTTATGAAATAACTTTTGAATTTTATTTTCCTTCTTAACAGCTTTACTCTTCTTAAAAAATAAAGATGACATAGCAGGAGTTATAAATAGTGCTGATATATATGAGCAAGTTATACAAATCATTACTACTTGTGGCAGTGTTCTTATAAATTCTCCTACTGATCCTGGTATGCTTAAAAGAGGAGCAAAAGCACCAACTATAATTAATGTAGATGTAAATACAGGGACAAATAATTTTTTAATTCCTTTAAATGCCGCTTCATCTCCACTAAGTCCCTCATCAATTCCTACTTGCACAACGTCTCCTATTACAATTGCATCATCTACAAGTATTCCCAATGCTATAATAAGTGCCGTTGTTGATATTTGATGTACTTTTATTCCTAAAACTTCCATAGCAATAAATGATAAAGCAATAGATATTGGAATTACTGAAGATACTACTAGTGCATTTCTAATTCCCATTCCGATTAGAACAGTTATAACTACAAGAATTACACCCTCTTCAAGGTTTTTCATAAAGAAAGAAACTGATTCATCTACATCTTTAGGCTGGAAGGTAACCTCTTCTATCTTCAAATCCTGTGGTAATTGTTTTTTTATTTCGTTTAATTTGTTCCTTACATCATCACCTATTAAAACTATATTTTTATTATCTTGAAAATACCCTGCAATTAATACTGCATTTTCTCCATTATTAGTATATTTATAATTAGAATCATCGTCATAATCCATATGGACACTAGCTATATCTTTAAGCTTCAAAGTTTGTCCAGTTTCTGTTGAAACTCCTACAATTGTATTTTCTATATCCTTTAGAGATGTAAAGCTGCCAGGTGTCTGCACTTTTATTTTTCCAGTCGCGAGTTCTAAAGATCCAGAAGGAATCTCTACATTTTGTGCTTGTAATACACCGCATACATCTTCAAGAGAAATAGAATATTTATTTATTTTGCTTAAATCTACATCTACTTTTACTTGTTTATCTTGCTTTCCCTTTATATCAAATCTAGAAATACCACTAACATTACTTAATTGTTTCTTTATATCATCTGCATAATTTCCTAATTGTTCATAAGAGTAACTTTCACCAGATACACCTAAAATCATACCTGCTGTTTCAGTAAGCTTTGTATCTATTGTACTCTCTTGACAACCGTTAGGAAGATCGGATTTTAAATCTTTTATTTTATCTCTCAAATTACGCCATGCTTTATCTTTATCTGCATCACTATTTAAGTAAACAATAACTATAGATGCACTATTTTGAGAAAAAGATTCAGCATAATCATATCCATCTATTTCTTCAACCTTATCTTCAATCTTTTTTGTAACTAAACTTTCTACATCCTTAGGAGAAGCCCCTGGATAAATTGTTGTAATCATGGCTGCTGGGGATGAAACATCTGGACTTTCCTGCTTAGGAATGTAATGGTAACAGGCCAAACCACTTATGATAGCAATAAACACTAAAAACAATACTATCTTTTTATTTTTTATAGCAGCATTAATTAATCCCATAATTCTTCCTCCTTTATTCTACTGAAACCTGATATCCAGATTTTATATTTTTCATGCCTTCATTAACAAGATTATCTCCGCTTTTTAGTCCTTCTACACATACTAAATTTTCATTAGTTTGTCCTAAAGTTACATTTTTCTTGACAGCATGTCCATTTTCTACTACATAAACATAATCTTGTCCATCATTTAAAATAGTTGAAATTGGAATCCAAATTCCATTCTTTTCACCTTCATTAATATAAACTTTTGTAGATTGACCTATGTAAAATTTACTATTATCTATAGGATTTACAAGTTTAATTTCAGCACTATACGTTCCTGATTTACTATCAGCCATTTGAACTATGTTCATGACTTCTCCATCAGTGGTAACATCATCTATTTTAACTTGTGCTTTTGTTCCTAGTTTTATTTTCTTTACATCATTATCAGATAATCCCACAGTGACAACTTGGCTTTCGCTTCTAATTAAAACAACTGGATAGCCCGCAGACTGCATCTCCCCTTCTTTGCAAAGAATATCTACTACATAACCATCTACATCTGCTTTAAGGGAACCATCTTCAACTAAATTAACTTTTGAATCATAATTAGCTTTTGCAGCATTTAATTGAGCAAGTAGCGCTTGTTTATCTTCTTTTCGTGTTCCATTTTTAAGCTGATTTAAAGTTTCCTTAGCTGCATTTAACTCACTTTCACTTCCATCTAATTTGATTTTAATATCATTAATTTGTTGCTGCGTAACTGCATGCATTTCAAATAAAGTGACATTTTTATCATACAAATCTTTGCAATATTTATAATTATCTTCTGCATTCTTTACTGCTATTTGAGCTTTGTTTATATCTTCAGCCTCCGCACCATTTACTGCTTTATCATATTGTGCTGAAGCAGCATCCATTTGAGATTTGGCTCCCTCCATTTCAAAATTCAAGTCAGTTTTATCTAAATCAACAAGGTTGTCTCCTTTTTTTACATACTGACCTTTTGAAGCATATATTTTTGAAACTTTTGCAGAACTTTTAAATGAAAGCTTTCTAACTTCACTTCCTCCTGTTAACCCTTCATACTCTAATGAAATTGGATAACTTTTATCTTGAAGTTCTACAGTTTTAACTGGATAAGTTTTTACATCTGCTTTTGTATCAGTTTCTGAACTACATCCACTTAATGTAACAAGATTTAAAAGTACTAAACAAATAACTAATATTTTCTTATTCATATATCCTCCTTGTATTCATGAAGCTACAATAAAATATTATATATAGCCTCATTCTTGCTTATACTTTGTCATTTTTCCATCATAAATTTTTTAATTGCTTAATATCCATGGTTTTTGTATACTATCTCTTAAATTGTTATGGGTATAAATAAGTTTTCTTAGAGAGGTATCTAAATCTTCATTTTCTAAAATTTGTTTATCATAGTCATTTTGTAGCATTAATCCCATGTCTACTTGTGCTTTTGCAAATCTTACTTTTGTATTTGTTGAATTAACTTGCTCTTTTAAAGTATCTATTTTATTTTCTAAATCAAGAAGCGTTGAATAACTTTCCTTTAATGCATTTTTAAGATTCTTTTTTGTGTCATCAAGTTTAACTTGCGCGGTGCTAACGCTATATTTACCATCTAGATATTCTCCATAAGCATTAATCTTAGTATAATATTCTTGCAGATTTTGTTGATAAGCTATTAACTTTAAAGCATATGACCCTGAATCAAATGTATTAGTGCCATCAGCATTTACTGCTACAGAAGAAGATTTGTCTGGAATTTTTTCTACTTCCTTATCCATAATGTCTTTTATTCCATCATCTTTTAGATCCTTCATATAATCTTTAGTCAGCTTTAACATTTCAGTATCATATTTTACATACTTATCAATTTTGTCATCTATGTACTCATCAGCTGAACCAGCTATTTTAAATTTTGTATAATTTACATTGTAATCAAGTGTATAGGTATTTTTTAAATCTAAATCTGTTATCACTTTAAAATAATCTTTGTTGTTATTTAATGAATTATCTTTTGATGTTATATCATCTTGTAATGATTTTATTTCAATTTGTGCATCATTAAGCTGATTAGGCGTTGCCATTCCGAGTGTTAGTTTTCCTTTCATAAACTCTAAGTCTTTTTTCTTGAATTCTAGATTTCTTTTTGATTTATTTATCTCAATTTCTTTTAAAATCATATCATTATATTTATTTGTAATATCTGAAGCTATTTGATCTTCCATGAAATCTTTTGATTGCTTTGTTTGCTTTTCTTGAAGTTCAAACTTATCATAAGGAAAATCATATACTTTCTGACCAATAACTTTATAATAATCATTAGTTTTTTCTTGAAGATCCATTTTATCTTCGTACATTTTTATTTCCTTTGACTTTAATTTTAATTTATCACTGTTATTTATAGCCCCTTCTATTGCTTTATCTAATGTAAGAATTTTTTTTACTTTAATAGTTTGTACATTTTGAAATTGAGTTGAAATAGATCCAGCCTTCTCATCAGATAATGTTGATTTTGACACATTCATTTTTTCATTATTTTCTACTGCAAATACTGGCACAATACTGCTATTCATAATACTTAGAAGAATTCCAATTGTTAATACTTTTTTTATATCTTTTCTCATTTGCATTCACCTCTTTAATTTTTTAATAATTTCAAAAAAATACTTATTCTACATCTGTATATTTATTATACTAATGTATCTTATCTTTACAAC is a window encoding:
- a CDS encoding methyl-accepting chemotaxis protein produces the protein MNIKEKIVNSTLDSIKFKLIIAVVIVQCFSSYIGQAVNLAIARGRDALKGVGVATFFLDGAIGVFVSAAISIIISVFIIVYIYDRLVLKRLKKVLNFTQKLGDGDLSGELNFKGHDDISKLGESLNKAASNIKLLVSDITNISKNINTSSHELLEGTKSSHTSISAINSTSVILSNEALNLIDTTQNANSSIEDIVKTNQLLLTKVKDGLTSSTEMETRAAQMKLKVSSSLEKANITYSEKQEKILKAIEAGKIVEEIKIMSDTIKGIASQTNLLALNASIEAARAGEQGKGFSVVAEEVKKLAEQSTEAISNVENLVTQVREVFDNLSVSSQDILEYIDNNVKADYELLLETGDQYQKDAKLINNISTEVTSSAKIMNTSIEEISKVIDKVVDISGKTSDSTSEINASLSEITSIMNEVNNAMENQVSLSNGLEKSVEKFTL
- a CDS encoding efflux RND transporter permease subunit; the protein is MGLINAAIKNKKIVLFLVFIAIISGLACYHYIPKQESPDVSSPAAMITTIYPGASPKDVESLVTKKIEDKVEEIDGYDYAESFSQNSASIVIVYLNSDADKDKAWRNLRDKIKDLKSDLPNGCQESTIDTKLTETAGMILGVSGESYSYEQLGNYADDIKKQLSNVSGISRFDIKGKQDKQVKVDVDLSKINKYSISLEDVCGVLQAQNVEIPSGSLELATGKIKVQTPGSFTSLKDIENTIVGVSTETGQTLKLKDIASVHMDYDDDSNYKYTNNGENAVLIAGYFQDNKNIVLIGDDVRNKLNEIKKQLPQDLKIEEVTFQPKDVDESVSFFMKNLEEGVILVVITVLIGMGIRNALVVSSVIPISIALSFIAMEVLGIKVHQISTTALIIALGILVDDAIVIGDVVQVGIDEGLSGDEAAFKGIKKLFVPVFTSTLIIVGAFAPLLSIPGSVGEFIRTLPQVVMICITCSYISALFITPAMSSLFFKKSKAVKKENKIQKLFHKLLTYGLKHKIKIVVASLLVFAVSMGLMNLLGAQFFPYVDKNIIYVNVSNEKVEDLDSTGNLVKEAEDVLKSQEEVTGYTSAIGGGLPSFYITLPTVTPSKDTAQIMVKIDLDKTKKFDTREKLVEHIQNELDNKISGGVATVKLLEQADPIGALVRMRLTGDDLDKIYTASEQIQENLKNIPGTTNVRDDAAKKTFEYEVNIDSTKASQYGLLKSDILKQMNIALKGYNSSVYRKGGSEYDILVKSNISSVEDLKNLQVKSSVTNNKILLSQVSTINLNSQLDQIKHYKKDKTVTVYSDLKSGYNSADIENTVKQEINKMELNGVNVLYDGEQKQIETNFTSLAIAGVVIIIIIYLILFVQFKSFIQPLVIIYSLPLSLIGVIVGLLMCDMPLSLTAVMGIISLIGVVIRNAILLVEYIIEGRQEGLSIDEACIHAVSLRFRPIILSSVATITGLVPLAFSKSALFGPMSVTIIFGLASATFLTFIVVPVMYSLINTKLEEREAKENKVSIELGNLYSKIKIKILNIYDLLCQHLKNWKK
- a CDS encoding RluA family pseudouridine synthase, coding for MKIEIGPNEAGQRLDKFLRKLLKDVPLSAIFKALRKKDIRVNGAKQNEKYFLVEGDIVEIKYIQSKKEDKTEKFIKVDPKGIKIAYEDENMLVLEKWINVLVHSDSNTSKEPTLTDFVLSYLNDKGDYIPENELTFTPAACNRLDRNTSGLIIFGKSFDGLKCINEAIREDEIRKHYYTLAKGKVRDGLYEGYIVKNLETNISTVHDTEVKNSKRIAMEINVVETNGAYSFLDINLITGRSHQIRAHLAHLGNPIIGDNKYGDKKLNSFFENKYGLNYQYLYAYKLIFRNINDKLSYLKNKTIAVAIPPILKKIKQDVFKFSIR
- a CDS encoding cell division protein FtsA, translating into MELRRFNQKDIIFALDIGTRSIIGTVGIIKDKKFQVVCEKYLEHEERAMVDGQIHDITLVASVVQKVKAYLEEELQIQLNEVSIAAAGRFLRTVDVRADIELNQDEEVDKEIIRSLELSAVKKAEEEIATTTEGKLYCVGYSVKCFYLNGFLISNLIGHKGQNIGAEVIATFLPRSVIDSLYSVMNKVNLKVVNLTLEPIAAMEAAIPKSLRLLNIALVDIGAGTSDIAISSKESISAYGMVPMAGDEITEAIVQEYLVDFNTAENIKRAISEEKEVTYIDVLGLENTILSENVFKLVSAIVNKTAEEISKKVLELNGDKAPSAVFLVGGGAHTPGILEAIADKLKLKPQRIAIKDRQAVTECISDNILGSAGVTVLGIALTAIRSLGNDFIDVVLNNDPISLFNSHKHTIMDVLLQAGINPSLLISKNGKSIRFNYNGSKRIVFGEYGTSAKITVNGEEATLETEIKANDNIILEYAQNGIDAAPKLYEHIRNVNSISIYLDGEIINIDPVILVNGKREDLNYIINNGDEIQVLLPCNGSDFKKYILKEEVTLLKDEIVLEDKYEISEGDHIIREIKILEEIEAVEESMVSEKQIENITKDNNYKSIEIDSTNNLKKIDVTEQEEIAVTIEEFSGITVNINGEKTTLNGKIQYVIVDIFDYIDFDLTIPKGIINLTLNGEKSSYTAKIKDGDIIEVFWSNI
- a CDS encoding M20 metallopeptidase family protein — protein: MIDFKEEANLIKEELIKIRRDLHEHPELGFEEVRTSKVIKDFLKANEIPYIEVAQTGVCGIIKGTKEGKNKAVAMRGDIDALPIHDMKTCEFKSKIDGKMHACGHDAHTTILMGAGKLLNNNKDKFSGTVKLLFEPAEETTGGATPMINAGVLENPKVDCILGLHVDEETECGTIKIKKGVVNAASNPFTIKITGQGGHGASPHTTVDPIVIASHIVIALQTIVSREVAPVNPIVITVGTLNSGTAQNIIPGEATLSGMIRTMTKEDRAFAIKRLNEIVDGIAIMSRAKAEISVTESYPCLYNNDEFVDLIHDSATEVLGRENVLEQRAPKMGVESFAYFANERPSAFYFLGSGNKEKNTTEPAHSNLFNIDEDCLNIGVSIQALAAFNYLTK